The window atttggaaaattctgttgtacaaccTAAGGAtgcgtgtcctagaatgttcaccaaggacatgactacccaatcttttgtgaaagagattaagcctgtgactggtgattctaaccaactaccacagcagaaaacccatcagcttagactgaaggggacagaaaaagaatgaaaggatAGGACACTCTCTGTCTcatggaattctacaggcaggaaacagaccaaaggagctacatctgttgtcctccaaggaaAGGACCATTCCTGgaacagctcagagatcagcagaactgttggaaggagcacaggaagcagagccttcttagtttcaaaggggtgggccacagcctcctaggtttcaaagagttggaccTTTACCAACTCAGTTTTGGAAtgtggggctgctgttaaggTGTGCCAGCAGAATggggccactgcccaaagctggcAGGCACAGCTGTCATGCCCAatgggcagaagaacagggccttcTGGGGCCAAGGGGATGGTGTCATCACTCAGCCTAGGAGAATGGGACTGACTAaggccgagggagcagagttccCACCCCAGTGGGCCTCAAAGGTGATGCTGAAGCCCGGGGCCAAGGAGCCTCCACCCAGAACCTAGAGGACATGGCCAAcactcagagtctggagggcagggccattgctcaGGTTGTCTCAGAGaccagaggattatttttaagccttgagagccagtgtagtttgttctgctgggttttggactgttTGGTGccagttatcccttctttccctccaatttctcccatttgtattgGAAATGTCTactgtgcctgttccaccattgttctttggaaacagataacttgtagcctagatttcacaggttcacagataaagaggaattttgtcccaggatgTAATACACCTAAAATCTCACCCCTACTTGATTTAGATGACTCAGAAGATATTTTAgacttgaagttgatttaaggcttttgggatgatgtgatggggtgaatgtctTTTGCGTGTGGGAAAGCCATGAATTTtgggagccaaagggtggaatactatggactgaattttgtcccccaaaatacgtgttgtaaatcctagcctctatgcctgtggtctttgttatgttaatgagatgggattacaTAGTATACGGTGTATCTTGAGTCGAtttcttttgagctataaaagagattaaacaagcaagctagtaagcagagatgggggaagatttctgccaagctgcatggagatctccaagaaaccaggaaacaagctgaagaactaaggaccttcttccacagccaacaaagacagaaagccttcccctagagcctgctccatgagtttggacttttaacctcctaaactgtgaggaaataaattcctgtttgttaaagccgtccacttgtagtttttctgttatagcagcactagataactaagacgtcacctataaaaaataattatcttAATGAAAAAAATTTCATAGGGTTATTTAAAGGACTAAATGAGACTGTATGCGAAGTATTTGGCATATAAAAAAAGTATTTGGCATATAGTAAATCGTAAATGCTAGTAGCTATTATCTCTCTGACCTATCTTCCTCCACCCTCTTCCAAGCCATCTTCTATGCTGCTGCCTTATTGATAAATCTAATCATTGTCCTCCATATAATCCTTCAGTGACTCCCACCTTCCCCCAGCCCTTTCCCCACACATCATTTATGTCTGAATTCCTTGGTAGGGCATATAAGGCCAATAAGAGTCTGTTATCTTTCACCACTACCCCATATGTTACCCTCAAGCCACATTAAACTATATGCCATGTCTCAAATACATATACTTTTTCACACTTCCGTGACTTTGTGCACGATGTCCACGATAGACAAGTCATTCATTTCATAAGTACCTACTCTAGACTCAGGACAAGCATGTCCTTTGTGCTTCTACGGCacttgacacataaccttacccTGGTACAAATCACATTGTTTTGTAGTCGTTTGTTTACTTCCTCGTCTCCCACACAAGATCGtgaactccttgagggcagggactgtttTAATGTTTGTATCGCCATCACCCAACATGGGGCCTGGCATTTTATAGGAGCTCCAtatatgtttgttgaataaatatagCTCTGATCTCCATTCCCCAACTACTTCTACAGCAATCAGTATCCACACATATATACAGTCTTTTACCAAACCCCCCTATTGCCAACCCCTCTTCCTAACAGTGTCAAACAGCCCAGCCaaaatttctgttgttaaagcAATCGTAGGAGTCTGGAACTGGTCCAACTAAAAGGGGTGGAACAGGAGACAATGGTCTCAGTGTAGGCCCTAACCAATACCAATGTTGAGATCAGAGTTCACCCTCAAATCTCAGAGACAAATATTGATGTCTATTTATTCAGAACCTAACCTTTAGTGTATCAAGGGGAAAACGTATCTCGAGATCATTCCTTTAATCGTGATTAGACTTGGCAGCTGCTTATATCACCATCCTCAAACTCTGAGCCAACAAGAAGCACACACAGGTATAACAGATGTGTTGTAGTGACTGAAGCAAAAGCAAACAAGTGACTTCCTCTGAAATTCTTCACCCTTAAAGTCAGACTTAACATCATCTTCGGCTAGCAGAGAATAAGACATACagtttcttttttactttcttttaataatgttttaaagCCAATAAGAAGttatacccagacccagtgctgtcgagtcgattccgactcatagcaaccctacagaagaaGTTAGAGACATAATCAGAAAGTAGACAAGTGAAAAAAGgagacaggaagcatcaaagacaCCCTTCATTCCAGTAAATACAGAGCTGTATTATGACCCCCACCAATATCCCATGGAGGCCTAGCTCTGCTGGGGTCAGGAGGCATCTCCATTATTGTGTAGGGATACCAGACAGCATTCAGGTGTGATGATGTCAAATTGAGGAACTGCTGAGATCAAGGTCTACAGTTTCGGTGCTAGGATTGAGCGGGGGTTGGTCACTCTTAATCTCTTCCAGGCTGTGCCGGATCCCATAGCCAAAGTAGATAGCAAAACCTAGTGGGGAAAAGTAGCTGTGAGGTGGGAAGTATTAACATACGAAAGTTTAATAGGTCTCCCACTTGAGACCAAGAAGGGAGGGAACTGGGATAGGACACCCAAGAGACCTACTCACCCCAATGGATACTTACCAATCAGCATCCAGACCGCAAATCGGGCCCAGGTGCCAGCTGTCATATGCATCATAAGATAAATATTCACAAAGATGCTCACTAGTGGCAGAAGAGGCAAAGCAGGCACCTGGGAACAAAGTAAAATCTTCTAAGTACTACAGGGTGACCTAGAAAGAGACGCTTTACCCTACCCCTACTAGGGAAGAGAcggttgggagccctggtagcacagtggttaagggctcaactgctaaccaaaaggttggctgttccaatccaccagctgctccttggaaaccctatggggcagttctactgtcatatacctaaaaaaccaaagccaaacccactgccgtcgagtcgattccaactcatagcaaccctataggacagagtagaactgccccatagagtttccaaggagtgcctggtgtattcgaactgctgacctttatggttagcagccgtagcacttaaccactacaccaccagggttcccactctgtcctatagggttgctataagttggaatttacctgatggcaacaggtttgggtttggttttatgaaccTTATTAGACCTCAAGGTATCTGGAGCCTATTCCTCCCAAGGTAGCTTGGTGGGGGAAAAGAGAGGCCATTTACCTTGAAGTGAAGAGAAGTAGAGCTCTGTGGCTGTCTCCAGATGATCCCAGTAACACCAGCAATGAGCATCAGGAGCAGCACAACCACTGCAATCCACACTGGGTCTCCAGAAAGCAGTGGAACTGGCCACTGGGTCAGCACCAGGCATAGGACAGTCAGCAGTAGAGCTTGAAGGTCAAATTGAGGGACATCAAAAACCAACTCCCAAGACCAGTATGTTAAGATGTTATGCACCCCATTCCAAAGAGTCTCTGTAGTTCTACTTCAGCCACCAAATGCCACACACTCCCACCCCATCATGCTACCCTTAGAGCCCTCCCAGAAGAAAGTCCCACTGCTCACCAAGAAGTGATGAACAAATATAGACAACTTGGCCAGACAGTAGAGTGGGGGTGGATTTGGATGGGCAAAATAGTCCCCGTAGACTGAACTTTGCTTCAGGTATCTTCTCCCCCTCCAACACCACTTCATCTTCCCCATTCTTTATCTCCTGGTCAGGCTGATACCTAAGGTAAGAGTAGTAAGGCAGTATTAAGAACAACCCTTAACCATTTTACTATCTCCTCCAAGGTAACTTAAATTTCTTCCTCACCACTTTTTGGCAGGAAAGCATACCCAGCTTTCTCAAAGACAGCCAGGATAATGAAGGCAAATGAGGAAGGAGGAGCAGATCCCCATAGTTGGTTCAAGAATAAAAACCCAAATCACAGGATACAGAGGAAGGGAGTCTCACCTGAGGATGAGAACACAAATAGCCACCAAGGAGTAAGCAAGCAGGGTCCCAATTGACATGAGGTCCACAAGATCAGTGAGTTCAAAGATAAATGCCATGAATGCTAAAATTGAGgagcagaaaataagaaatgagagaccAGGGGGAATAGCAAAGTTAAAGGAGTTGGTGAAACAACTATGGGGAGAAGAAACGGGATTTTTCACCTGCGATAATGCCGGAGACCACAGTGGCCACAACGGGTGTGCATGTGGTAGTGTGGATCCGACCAAGGAAATGGAACAGGAGGCCATCTTCTGCCATCGCGTAGATCACCCGAGGCATGGGGAACATAGAGCCTAACAGGCTGGAGTGGAGAATGCCCAGAGTGCCATGAGTTGGCTGGGATCTCTCTTCCTAAGCCTATGTAAGTAAGGGATCTCTGCCTCTCCCTCACAGCCCAAAGGGATATCCGCTACTACCTGGGAccctgagagcagaagagaacAAACATTTTATACTGACCTTGTAGAAAGAGCACAAAGTGAGCCAATAGCCACAACATAGCGGGCAGGGGCCCATCCAATATGGAGAAATGCCTCAGGCAAGGGGCTCTCAGGTTGAAGCTGGTAGTAAGGCATCATGAGCGTGAGTGCAGAGGAGACACCAAAATATGCCAAAAAGCAGACGAACAGCGAGATCACAATGCCCATGGGGATGGAACGCTGGGGATTGTAGGCCTCTTCCCCTGCAGGAAGGGGCACAAGATTCTGAATCAGGGAAGCAAGCTCACTGTTCTACCGCCCCTGGTCTGCATGCAGCCTGAGTAACACTGTGCCCAAGCCCCAGACAGAATGGAATGTCTGTGTTACCAGTGGTAGCAATACAGTCGAAACCGACAAATGCGTAGAAACAGGTAGCTGCTCCACGGAGAATCCCCTCGAAGCCAAAAGGCACAAATCCTCCAGATCCCAGAGGGCCCAAGCTAGGGTGAAATAAGGGGTGGAAAAGGTTAAGGGTGTGTACCTTTTCTCTAATGCCAAACTACTTAGCTAGGTCTTCAAGGCCCAGGTTCTCCATTCCTCCCCACTCCCAGTTCAGAATCCCTTAGCTCATATTCCCCTATCCCCCACCAGGTTTCCAACTCTGTAGATCCTAAAAGTGAAACTCCTAACCTATAGGTGTCATTGGGTCCAGTCATGGCCAATGCATAGTCATCTTCAGTGAGCCTCCAGTTGTGCAGATCCCCCTTAATGAAGCCGGAGACAATGACAAAGCCGAGAACCAAAAGATTCATCCCTGTGAACACTTTGGTAACCAGGGCCGACTCACTAGCCCCCACAGCCAGCAATCCTGTGGAAGAAATGCATTCAGGACCCTGGGAAAAAAGTTCTCAGCCCAAGTTTTCTCTCCTTGCCTCTGTCTGGCAGACTTTTCCTTCCCAGCTTCTCTTCTCCCCGACTATTATCACCTCCATCAAGCCCTATCCAGGCCTGCTGCTAGGTCCCCCTCCTCCATCATTATCCCTGTCCCTTGACCTCACCAGTGAGCAACAAAACAATGCCCATTGCAAAAAAATCTGGATATCCTGCAAGGACATGAGGCACATGCAGTGAGACGCTCCCCTGAAGGGTCTGGGAAATTTGGTTCCCAATCAGGTTGTCAAAAGCAGAGCTCCAGGCCCGGGCCACACTGGCTGTACCTGAGAAGCAGAAGGGAGAAACAAGGTGTcaaattctttccttcctttcctccctcccccatacTAGTCTCATGCAAATCCCTGCCATTTTCACCTATTCTGTCTTCTTTAGGACAAAAACAGCCACTTAATGATGGAAATTAGGACAAAGATGCATAGAATGAACAATTCCTCCACACCTTCAACCATCCCAGCCCCCAcccaacaaacacacacattaGGG is drawn from Loxodonta africana isolate mLoxAfr1 chromosome X, mLoxAfr1.hap2, whole genome shotgun sequence and contains these coding sequences:
- the SLC7A3 gene encoding cationic amino acid transporter 3; translation: MLWQALRRFGQKLVRRRALEPGMAGTRLTRCLNTLDLVALGVGSTLGAGVYVLAGEVAKDKAGPSIVICFLVAALSSVLAGLCYAEFGARVPRSGSAYLYSYVTVGELWAFTTGWNLILSYVIGTASVARAWSSAFDNLIGNQISQTLQGSVSLHVPHVLAGYPDFFAMGIVLLLTGLLAVGASESALVTKVFTGMNLLVLGFVIVSGFIKGDLHNWRLTEDDYALAMTGPNDTYSLGPLGSGGFVPFGFEGILRGAATCFYAFVGFDCIATTGEEAYNPQRSIPMGIVISLFVCFLAYFGVSSALTLMMPYYQLQPESPLPEAFLHIGWAPARYVVAIGSLCALSTSLLGSMFPMPRVIYAMAEDGLLFHFLGRIHTTTCTPVVATVVSGIIAAFMAFIFELTDLVDLMSIGTLLAYSLVAICVLILRYQPDQEIKNGEDEVVLEGEKIPEAKFSLRGLFCPSKSTPTLLSGQVVYICSSLLALLLTVLCLVLTQWPVPLLSGDPVWIAVVVLLLMLIAGVTGIIWRQPQSSTSLHFKVPALPLLPLVSIFVNIYLMMHMTAGTWARFAVWMLIGFAIYFGYGIRHSLEEIKSDQPPLNPSTETVDLDLSSSSI